A region of Cellulophaga sp. RHA19 DNA encodes the following proteins:
- a CDS encoding sugar nucleotide-binding protein: MKEKKSKNRILILGASGFIGNAIYKELYAFYDTYGTYCFNEKEFKDNGQFFYYNVEETDIYELLEIVKPDYIISAIRGNFAAQVLAHQHMVEYVATHKTKLLFLSSANVFDAYSKYPSYELDKTLSLSIYGRLKIKIENMLLRLPKSKAIIIRLPMVFGNNTPRIKEIRTLLQNKEPIEVFPNLVFNVTHINKLTQQLHYIINHKKTGIFHLGSKDLVHHEDFIKEIISKIGLYNPVYKRVFTSNEDRYLAVLPKSNKLPKHLRTTYQDTIDHHLFS; encoded by the coding sequence ATGAAAGAAAAAAAATCTAAAAATAGAATATTAATTCTAGGTGCAAGTGGTTTTATAGGTAATGCTATATATAAGGAGCTATATGCCTTTTATGATACTTATGGTACTTATTGCTTTAACGAAAAAGAATTTAAAGATAACGGTCAGTTTTTTTATTATAATGTTGAAGAAACAGATATATACGAATTATTAGAAATTGTAAAGCCAGATTATATTATATCTGCCATTCGTGGTAATTTTGCAGCACAAGTATTGGCTCATCAACATATGGTAGAATATGTTGCCACACACAAGACCAAGCTCTTATTTTTATCTTCTGCTAACGTTTTTGATGCTTATAGCAAATACCCATCATACGAGTTAGACAAAACTTTATCTTTAAGTATTTATGGGCGCTTAAAAATTAAGATTGAAAATATGCTACTTAGGCTACCTAAAAGCAAAGCCATAATTATACGTTTACCAATGGTTTTTGGTAACAACACTCCCAGAATTAAAGAGATTAGAACTCTACTACAAAATAAAGAACCAATAGAGGTTTTTCCTAATTTGGTTTTTAATGTTACGCATATAAACAAGCTTACCCAGCAATTGCATTACATTATTAATCATAAAAAAACTGGAATTTTTCATTTAGGAAGTAAAGATTTAGTACATCATGAAGATTTTATAAAAGAAATAATCTCTAAAATTGGATTGTATAATCCTGTGTATAAAAGGGTATTTACATCTAATGAAGACAGGTATTTAGCTGTACTACCAAAGAGTAACAAATTACCAAAACATTTACGTACAACATACCAAGATACTATAGACCATCATCTTTTTTCTTAA